A region from the Halosolutus gelatinilyticus genome encodes:
- a CDS encoding Na+/H+ antiporter NhaC family protein → MSEFGALSLVPPLLAIVLAIVTRKAVLSLFLGIWSGGILHAGGPILFDDPGGWLRGLVTEGTISPEANFFGDPVSWGEGVVTSGFGLVPTFDWIVAAIIADDGFHAQILLFTLLLGSGVAMIWNLGGSYAVRDWALSKIETPRGAGVAAWLLGVLLFFDDYANTAIVGSAMKDVSDQLRISREKLAYIVDSTAAPVATLAISSWVAFQLGLIRDAYSDLGVEDPPSAFEVFLNSIPFNMYAILAIAMVAIVVVSRRDYGEMLDAEHRSWRTGKVYREDAQPMQDVEADLGEPAAATPRLVNFFAPVAVLVVVTVGSALLTGHESGASLYDMVTNADYAAALTYGSFAMVVSGFVLGRVYDIFDFREATDTTIDGFGIMLTAVSILVLAWGIGEVVAALATGDYVATYVGEFLPAAVLPAVVLLTAAFIAFSTGTSWGTMAILTPIAIPVAWGLANDHTMVAAVVGAVFSGAIFGDHSSPISDTTVLSSTFTGADLVDHVRTQLYYAVTVGIVAIALLLVWGVTRITPLVLLPIGVAVLIALVYGLSELDARRKGVDPVSVNASRETTGGPRKPAADTTATSGPDEPAAESGSPTDSSTRVDDRTEDAG, encoded by the coding sequence ATGTCCGAATTCGGTGCACTCTCGCTCGTCCCGCCGCTGTTAGCGATCGTGCTGGCTATCGTCACGAGAAAAGCAGTGCTCTCGCTGTTCCTCGGGATCTGGTCGGGCGGGATCCTACACGCTGGGGGACCGATCCTGTTCGACGATCCGGGCGGTTGGCTTCGAGGCCTTGTTACGGAGGGGACGATCTCGCCCGAGGCGAACTTTTTCGGTGATCCGGTTTCGTGGGGCGAGGGTGTCGTTACCTCCGGCTTCGGCCTGGTTCCAACCTTCGACTGGATCGTCGCCGCAATCATCGCAGACGACGGGTTCCACGCGCAGATCCTGCTGTTCACCCTGTTACTCGGGTCGGGCGTCGCTATGATCTGGAACCTCGGTGGCTCCTACGCCGTCCGGGACTGGGCGCTCTCGAAGATCGAGACCCCGCGCGGGGCGGGCGTGGCCGCCTGGCTGCTCGGCGTCCTGCTGTTCTTCGACGACTACGCCAACACGGCAATCGTCGGGAGCGCGATGAAAGACGTCTCCGACCAGCTCCGGATCTCCCGCGAGAAGCTGGCGTACATCGTCGACTCGACCGCGGCCCCGGTCGCGACGCTTGCGATCTCGTCGTGGGTCGCGTTTCAGCTCGGCCTCATCCGCGACGCGTACAGCGATCTCGGGGTGGAAGACCCCCCTTCGGCGTTCGAGGTCTTCCTCAACTCCATTCCGTTCAATATGTATGCCATCCTCGCTATTGCGATGGTGGCGATCGTCGTCGTCAGCCGACGGGACTACGGCGAGATGCTCGACGCCGAGCACCGCTCCTGGCGAACCGGGAAGGTCTATCGCGAAGACGCTCAGCCGATGCAAGACGTCGAGGCCGACCTCGGCGAACCCGCGGCCGCGACCCCCCGGCTGGTGAACTTCTTCGCGCCGGTCGCCGTGCTCGTCGTCGTCACGGTGGGCTCGGCCCTCCTGACGGGGCACGAGTCCGGGGCCAGCCTGTACGACATGGTGACGAACGCCGACTACGCGGCGGCGCTGACCTACGGCTCGTTCGCAATGGTCGTTTCCGGGTTCGTCCTGGGGAGGGTCTACGACATCTTCGACTTCCGCGAGGCGACGGACACGACGATCGACGGCTTCGGAATCATGCTCACCGCCGTCTCGATTCTCGTGCTCGCTTGGGGGATCGGCGAGGTCGTCGCGGCCCTGGCGACGGGCGACTACGTCGCCACGTACGTCGGAGAGTTCCTCCCCGCGGCCGTGCTCCCGGCCGTAGTCCTGCTGACGGCGGCGTTCATCGCGTTCTCGACCGGAACCTCCTGGGGGACGATGGCGATCCTGACGCCGATCGCGATCCCCGTCGCCTGGGGGCTCGCGAACGATCACACGATGGTCGCGGCGGTCGTCGGGGCGGTCTTCTCCGGCGCGATCTTCGGCGACCACTCCTCTCCGATCTCCGACACCACCGTGCTTTCGTCGACGTTCACCGGCGCCGACCTCGTCGACCACGTCAGGACCCAGCTCTACTACGCGGTAACGGTCGGTATCGTGGCGATCGCGCTGTTGCTCGTGTGGGGCGTCACCCGGATCACGCCGCTGGTCCTCCTGCCGATCGGCGTGGCGGTGCTCATCGCCCTCGTCTACGGCCTCTCCGAACTCGACGCCCGGCGCAAGGGGGTCGACCCGGTGTCGGTCAACGCGTCGCGAGAGACCACGGGCGGACCGAGGAAACCCGCCGCCGACACGACGGCCACGTCGGGGCCCGACGAACCGGCGGCGGAATCGGGGTCGCCGACGGACTCGAGCACTCGCGTCGACGATCGGACGGAAGACGCCGGCTAG
- a CDS encoding thiol-disulfide oxidoreductase DCC family protein, with translation MSVEIPDDDPIVLFDGVCNLCNGFVQFLVPRDSEERFHFASLQSEVGKQLLADHDLPTDELESIVLIEGDDCYVKSGAVIRIAALLGGVYALCSPFRFVPRSVRDRAYDLVASNRYRLFGERDRCMMPTGNVQERFLE, from the coding sequence ATGAGCGTCGAGATTCCGGATGACGATCCGATCGTCCTCTTCGACGGCGTCTGTAACCTCTGTAACGGGTTCGTGCAGTTTCTCGTGCCGCGGGACTCGGAGGAACGGTTCCACTTCGCATCGCTCCAGTCGGAGGTCGGGAAACAGCTGTTAGCCGACCACGATCTCCCGACCGACGAACTGGAGTCGATCGTGCTCATCGAGGGCGACGACTGCTACGTCAAGTCCGGCGCGGTCATTCGGATCGCGGCGCTGCTCGGCGGCGTCTACGCGCTCTGCTCCCCGTTTCGGTTCGTGCCGCGATCGGTTCGCGATCGCGCGTACGACCTCGTCGCCAGTAATCGGTACCGCCTGTTCGGCGAGCGCGATCGCTGCATGATGCCGACCGGGAACGTCCAGGAGCGATTCCTCGAGTAA
- a CDS encoding transcription initiation factor IIB: protein MTDTNIRTYEREAEEESTPRTDEREHCPECGGRLVSDTEHAETVCEDCGLVVEEDEIDRGPEWRAFDAAEKDEKSRVGAPTTNMMHDQGLSTNIGWQDKDAYGRTLSSRQRQKMQRLRTWNERFRTRDSKERNLKQALGEIDRMASALGLPENVRETASVIYRRALEEDLLPGRSIEGVATASLYAAARQAGTPRSLDEISAVSRVDKMELTRTYRYVIRELGLEVKPADPEHYVPRFVSDLDLSDETERMARELLESARQKGVHSGKSPVGLAAASVYAAALLTNEKVTQNDVSEVASISEVTIRNRYKELLEASDTAAPA, encoded by the coding sequence ATGACAGACACCAATATCCGAACGTACGAGAGAGAGGCGGAGGAGGAATCGACGCCGCGAACCGACGAGCGCGAGCACTGTCCGGAGTGCGGTGGTCGACTCGTTTCGGACACGGAGCACGCCGAGACCGTCTGCGAGGATTGCGGACTGGTCGTCGAGGAGGACGAGATCGATCGCGGGCCGGAGTGGCGCGCGTTCGACGCCGCCGAGAAGGACGAGAAGAGCCGCGTGGGCGCCCCGACGACGAACATGATGCACGACCAGGGGCTCTCGACCAACATCGGTTGGCAGGACAAAGACGCCTACGGCCGGACGCTCTCCAGTCGCCAACGCCAGAAGATGCAGCGCCTGCGCACCTGGAACGAGCGCTTTCGCACCCGCGACTCCAAGGAGCGCAACCTCAAGCAGGCGCTCGGCGAAATCGATCGAATGGCAAGCGCGCTCGGCCTCCCCGAGAACGTCCGCGAGACCGCCTCGGTCATCTACCGCCGCGCGCTCGAAGAGGACCTCCTCCCCGGCCGATCGATCGAGGGTGTCGCCACGGCCTCGCTGTACGCCGCCGCCCGACAGGCGGGGACGCCGCGCAGCCTCGACGAGATTTCGGCCGTCAGCCGCGTCGACAAGATGGAGCTCACCCGCACGTACCGGTACGTGATTCGCGAGCTCGGCCTCGAGGTCAAACCGGCCGATCCCGAACACTACGTCCCGCGGTTCGTCAGCGACCTCGATCTCTCCGACGAGACCGAGCGAATGGCACGGGAACTGCTCGAATCGGCCCGTCAGAAGGGCGTCCACAGCGGCAAGTCGCCGGTCGGCCTCGCGGCCGCGTCGGTCTACGCCGCGGCGCTGCTGACCAACGAGAAGGTCACCCAGAACGACGTCAGCGAGGTCGCCAGCATCTCCGAAGTGACCATTCGCAACCGCTACAAGGAACTGCTCGAAGCGTCGGACACCGCGGCGCCGGCCTGA
- a CDS encoding VOC family protein yields MDGTLDHTMIRVADLEDSLDWYRTHLDYEEKDRYEGDGFTIVYLGPEDMHENGAMLELTHNEGEEPEVGDAWGHIAVRVPEGELEDYYQQLMDEGVEDYRDPESCGGRYAFVKDPDGHEVEIVQRDPAEGALWSLDHTMIRVEDADEALGFWTRKFEYDEAGRWESDTFANYFVEREGAAPEEMSVELTYNYDGRTYDMGDAWGHLCIRVDDLEDDWHVLVEREADDHRDPESNDNMYAFTRGPDGHEIELLERDPEADSLFPF; encoded by the coding sequence ATGGACGGAACGCTCGATCACACGATGATTCGCGTCGCCGATCTCGAGGACTCCCTCGACTGGTACCGGACCCACCTCGACTACGAGGAGAAGGACCGCTACGAGGGCGACGGCTTCACGATCGTCTACCTCGGGCCCGAGGACATGCACGAGAACGGCGCCATGCTCGAGCTCACCCACAATGAGGGCGAGGAGCCCGAGGTCGGCGACGCTTGGGGCCACATCGCCGTCCGCGTCCCCGAGGGCGAACTCGAGGACTACTACCAGCAGCTGATGGACGAGGGCGTCGAGGACTACCGCGACCCCGAGTCCTGCGGCGGCCGCTACGCCTTCGTCAAGGACCCCGACGGCCACGAGGTCGAGATCGTCCAGCGCGACCCCGCCGAGGGCGCGCTGTGGTCGCTCGATCACACCATGATCCGCGTCGAGGACGCCGACGAGGCGCTCGGCTTCTGGACCCGGAAGTTCGAGTACGACGAGGCCGGACGCTGGGAGTCCGACACCTTCGCCAACTACTTCGTCGAGCGCGAGGGCGCCGCACCCGAGGAGATGTCCGTCGAACTCACCTACAACTACGACGGCCGCACCTACGACATGGGCGACGCCTGGGGCCACCTCTGTATCCGCGTCGACGACCTCGAAGACGACTGGCACGTGCTCGTGGAACGCGAAGCCGACGACCACCGCGATCCCGAGAGCAACGACAACATGTACGCGTTCACGAGGGGCCCGGACGGCCACGAGATCGAACTGCTCGAACGCGATCCCGAGGCCGACTCGCTGTTCCCGTTCTGA
- a CDS encoding OBG GTPase family GTP-binding protein, whose amino-acid sequence MGLEEEIEKIEEEIANTPYNKSTEAHIGRLKSKLAEKKEKLQNQSSAGGGTGYSVEKHGDATVALVGFPSVGKSSLLNSLTNAESETGSYEFTTLDVNPGMLQHRGANIQMLDVPGLIEGAATGRGDGQQVLAVVRNADLIVFVLSVFEIDQYDRLQEELYDINIRVDREPPRVTVRPKIKDGIKITSSVEQELDEKTIKDVLREHGYVNADVNLQEQVSIDRLVDGLMKNREYIPSIACVNKVDLIEPSYKETVDEQLRERDLDPEEVTFISAEKEKGLDALKDRIWENLGLIRVYMNKPGRGIDWEEPLVVRKGTTVGEAIEKLGGEMEERFRFARVTGPSATHDEQQVGKDHVLEDEDVLKLILRR is encoded by the coding sequence ATGGGGCTCGAGGAGGAGATCGAGAAGATCGAGGAAGAAATCGCCAACACGCCCTACAACAAATCGACGGAGGCCCACATCGGCCGTCTGAAATCGAAACTCGCGGAGAAAAAAGAGAAGCTGCAAAACCAGAGTTCGGCGGGCGGCGGGACCGGTTACTCCGTCGAGAAACACGGCGACGCGACCGTCGCCCTCGTCGGGTTTCCCAGCGTCGGCAAGTCGTCGCTGCTGAATTCGCTGACTAACGCCGAGAGCGAGACCGGCTCCTACGAGTTCACGACGCTGGACGTCAATCCCGGCATGCTCCAGCACCGGGGTGCGAACATCCAAATGCTCGACGTGCCCGGGCTAATCGAAGGCGCCGCGACGGGTCGGGGCGATGGCCAGCAGGTGCTGGCGGTCGTCCGCAACGCCGATCTGATCGTCTTCGTCCTCTCGGTGTTCGAGATCGACCAGTACGATCGGCTCCAAGAGGAACTGTACGACATCAACATCCGCGTCGATCGGGAGCCCCCGCGGGTCACGGTCCGGCCGAAGATCAAAGACGGCATCAAGATCACCTCGAGCGTCGAACAGGAGTTAGACGAGAAGACGATCAAGGACGTCCTCCGCGAGCACGGCTACGTCAACGCCGACGTCAACCTCCAAGAGCAGGTGAGCATCGATCGGCTGGTCGACGGGTTGATGAAGAACCGCGAGTACATCCCCTCGATCGCCTGCGTGAACAAGGTCGATCTGATCGAGCCCAGTTACAAGGAGACCGTCGACGAGCAGCTCCGCGAACGCGACTTAGACCCCGAGGAGGTGACGTTCATCAGCGCCGAGAAGGAGAAGGGCCTCGACGCGCTCAAGGATCGAATCTGGGAGAACCTCGGCCTCATCCGGGTTTACATGAACAAACCCGGACGGGGCATCGACTGGGAAGAGCCCCTGGTCGTCCGGAAGGGAACGACCGTCGGCGAAGCGATCGAGAAGCTCGGCGGCGAGATGGAAGAGCGGTTCCGCTTCGCCCGCGTCACCGGCCCCAGCGCGACCCACGACGAGCAGCAGGTGGGGAAGGATCACGTTCTCGAGGACGAAGACGTGCTGAAGCTGATTCTGCGGCGGTAG
- a CDS encoding HTTM domain-containing protein, producing the protein MALDRQRLANARNRLADGADRTANGIRRRFEIDRRALAAFRIAVGALLLADLLRRARKLEDFYTDSGVLPREALYSDYSPLYSNTFHTLSGETWAQALLFCVAGAFALALLVGYRTRIATIASWLLLVSLHLRNPMAINGGDVLLRMLLFWAIFLPLDSRWAVDARRVDRSQLSPTVASVGTMAVLLQVLLMYVTNAIHKFQSEKWTGGEAVAYIFQADHFTYLLGNHLADQILLLRAFTYAWMGLILLSPLLVLLTGRGRAAIATVFAGMHLGMLVTLRIDLFPLIVIAGLVLFYPPRVWDGVSAIATRIGIADPLQRLLARFQATAPVLAVPRPTEIGGVRSHVPSLSVVTARGRVLFATVIPWLLLVLVVLSNAEAVGYTEVPEPGAAALDTLQADQSWRMFAPNPISTAQWLVVPGELEDGSEVDVLHESDVDWDRPPNVDATYDTARERKYISNMRFAGNRKHRSYFANYLCERWNRSHETDVERLTVYGLSDRSGPYEDEPDVVEVKLIEYDCSGEFVQRTYS; encoded by the coding sequence ATGGCACTGGACCGGCAACGACTCGCAAACGCACGGAATCGCCTCGCAGACGGCGCGGATCGCACCGCGAACGGAATCAGACGTCGGTTCGAGATCGACCGTCGGGCCCTCGCCGCGTTTCGCATCGCAGTCGGCGCGCTGTTGCTCGCCGACCTCCTGCGCCGGGCGCGGAAGCTCGAGGATTTCTACACGGATTCGGGCGTGCTCCCCCGGGAGGCGCTGTACTCGGACTATTCGCCGCTCTACTCCAACACCTTCCACACGCTCTCGGGGGAGACGTGGGCGCAGGCGCTCCTGTTCTGCGTCGCGGGGGCGTTCGCCCTCGCGTTGCTCGTGGGGTATCGGACGCGAATCGCGACGATCGCCTCGTGGCTGTTGCTGGTTTCGCTTCACCTTCGGAATCCGATGGCCATCAACGGCGGCGACGTGTTGTTGCGAATGCTCCTGTTCTGGGCGATCTTCTTGCCCCTCGATTCGCGGTGGGCGGTCGACGCCCGTCGGGTAGATCGGTCCCAGTTGAGTCCGACCGTGGCGTCCGTCGGGACGATGGCGGTCCTGCTGCAGGTGCTGCTCATGTACGTGACCAACGCCATCCACAAATTCCAGAGCGAAAAGTGGACGGGCGGGGAGGCGGTCGCCTACATCTTCCAGGCCGATCACTTCACCTATCTGCTCGGAAACCACCTCGCCGACCAGATCCTGCTGCTGCGCGCGTTCACGTACGCGTGGATGGGACTGATCCTCCTGTCCCCGCTGCTCGTCCTCCTGACCGGACGCGGGCGCGCGGCGATCGCGACGGTGTTCGCCGGCATGCACCTCGGGATGCTCGTCACGCTCCGGATCGACCTGTTCCCGCTGATCGTGATCGCGGGACTGGTGTTGTTTTACCCACCCCGCGTCTGGGACGGCGTCTCCGCGATCGCGACGCGAATCGGGATCGCCGATCCGCTGCAGCGGCTTCTGGCGCGGTTCCAGGCGACGGCGCCCGTGCTGGCGGTTCCTCGACCGACCGAGATCGGCGGAGTTCGATCGCACGTCCCATCGCTCTCGGTCGTCACCGCTCGCGGCCGGGTCCTGTTCGCGACGGTGATTCCGTGGCTGTTGCTGGTGCTCGTCGTCCTCTCGAACGCGGAGGCGGTCGGCTACACGGAGGTTCCCGAGCCGGGAGCGGCAGCCCTCGATACGCTGCAAGCTGATCAGAGCTGGCGGATGTTCGCGCCGAACCCGATATCGACGGCCCAGTGGCTCGTCGTTCCGGGCGAACTGGAGGACGGATCGGAGGTCGACGTGTTGCACGAATCGGACGTCGACTGGGATCGGCCCCCGAACGTCGACGCGACCTACGACACCGCGCGCGAGCGAAAGTACATCTCGAACATGCGCTTCGCCGGCAATAGGAAACACCGGTCGTACTTCGCCAACTACCTGTGTGAACGCTGGAACCGCTCGCACGAGACCGACGTCGAACGGCTTACCGTCTACGGGCTGTCGGACCGGTCCGGGCCGTACGAGGACGAACCGGACGTCGTCGAGGTCAAGCTGATCGAATACGACTGCTCGGGCGAGTTCGTCCAGCGGACGTACTCCTGA
- a CDS encoding DUF357 domain-containing protein has product MTADLEEKTDRYGDLLAEALEAATIAPPEGTPMATAAEECREMAASYLADGDHFRENGDLVNALASFSYGHAWLDAGARVGLFDVPTDGHLFTV; this is encoded by the coding sequence ATGACCGCGGATCTCGAAGAGAAAACGGATCGGTACGGCGACCTGCTCGCCGAAGCGCTCGAAGCGGCGACGATCGCCCCGCCGGAGGGTACGCCGATGGCGACGGCAGCCGAAGAATGCCGAGAGATGGCCGCGTCGTACCTCGCCGACGGCGATCACTTTCGAGAGAACGGCGACCTCGTCAACGCGCTCGCGTCGTTTTCGTACGGACACGCGTGGCTCGACGCCGGTGCGCGAGTCGGATTGTTCGATGTTCCAACGGACGGCCACCTATTCACGGTTTGA
- a CDS encoding BGTF surface domain-containing protein has protein sequence MVLSVVAMAASFTGAVAADNHIDATFSADDVENVWIGQQVQITDLNKPADLVQGDDAVRNLYVDDSGNATLDTSDLDQGRYEIQHGNQTTETFWIFEHKIDVGFEDSTVNQEETSLTYDDVSSEEARAGDVTLHISGERDGESLSASDLEEIFGEDTQVDDEDKVAVTVNDTNGDSVSADFSNSDTGNYTFTVSVADTTAEETAEVTVNEAIDSDASFDDRNYEENAGDVAEFTVDVQSTNNLVVNVTDQEGYYRAEIAVENIGDEDNVTVQFNSYKAGHGNDDVVTVLDDEGEPISGSDVTVTEYLGGDENATFGDDQRLLPGDYDLEAYVNGQSDEVDAAVLLLTERSTSDLKPSVLPGDYNVDDVDADIIADNATERDYVTERDLLVTEVEASGIYGYAFDDGNWASGEGLEFNFEDTDKPRYGTPDSFTLEDLNSSEYNIVTDEDNNRFYVVVDVGAVEDLGADETWNAEFNVTEANPYVDENEVADADFDVEEPTIELDGEFDDDDRFKVGNGEASEIAATTNVAPGTTTDFRVRATSEIYTDAATVDENGKVSTTFDLSSHDPGEEIRLVRAMIDSDTKAVSEGIFVQGEPVEEPEGINLETNAPETVQVDGEATLDVNITNNGDEANMTNYTVTIAGEEVDSGELDLNASESWENSYDFNTSAAGDIEWSVTTDDAEDSGTLTVTNESDGTPGDGTSGDGDSDDTGGSDDTGGNDTDSDGDDGDNPVPGFGVAVALVALLAAAMLAVRKD, from the coding sequence ATGGTCCTCTCCGTTGTCGCGATGGCAGCTTCCTTTACGGGCGCTGTCGCCGCCGACAACCACATCGACGCCACGTTCAGCGCGGACGATGTCGAGAACGTATGGATCGGCCAACAAGTGCAAATTACGGATCTCAACAAACCTGCTGACTTAGTGCAGGGCGACGACGCTGTCCGAAACCTCTACGTCGACGACAGCGGTAACGCGACCCTCGATACGAGCGACCTCGACCAAGGTCGCTACGAGATCCAGCACGGTAACCAGACAACGGAAACCTTCTGGATCTTCGAGCACAAGATCGACGTCGGGTTCGAAGACAGCACGGTCAATCAGGAAGAAACCTCCCTCACGTACGACGACGTCAGTAGTGAGGAAGCCCGTGCCGGAGATGTCACTCTCCACATCAGCGGTGAGCGCGACGGCGAATCGCTCAGCGCAAGCGACCTCGAAGAAATCTTCGGCGAAGACACGCAGGTCGACGACGAGGACAAAGTCGCAGTGACGGTTAACGACACTAACGGTGACAGCGTCTCGGCTGACTTCTCCAATTCGGACACCGGTAACTACACGTTCACGGTTTCCGTCGCCGACACGACCGCCGAAGAAACCGCTGAGGTCACCGTCAACGAGGCGATCGACTCTGACGCTTCGTTCGACGACAGAAACTACGAGGAGAACGCCGGCGACGTCGCCGAATTCACCGTCGACGTCCAGTCGACCAACAATCTCGTTGTCAACGTGACGGACCAGGAAGGGTACTACCGTGCTGAGATCGCCGTCGAGAACATCGGCGACGAGGACAACGTGACCGTTCAGTTCAACTCGTACAAGGCCGGCCACGGTAACGATGACGTCGTGACCGTCCTCGATGACGAGGGTGAACCAATCTCCGGCAGCGACGTGACCGTCACCGAGTACCTCGGCGGCGACGAGAATGCGACGTTCGGTGACGATCAGCGTCTCCTTCCGGGCGACTACGACCTCGAAGCCTACGTCAATGGTCAGTCCGACGAAGTCGACGCTGCGGTCCTGCTCCTCACCGAGCGATCGACCAGCGACCTGAAGCCGTCGGTCCTCCCCGGTGACTACAACGTCGACGATGTCGACGCCGACATCATCGCGGACAACGCTACCGAACGCGACTACGTGACCGAGCGTGACCTCCTGGTCACCGAAGTCGAAGCGTCCGGTATCTACGGCTACGCGTTCGACGACGGTAACTGGGCGAGCGGCGAGGGTCTCGAGTTCAACTTCGAAGACACGGACAAACCGCGCTACGGCACGCCCGACAGTTTCACGCTTGAGGATCTGAACAGCTCCGAATACAACATCGTCACTGACGAAGACAACAACAGGTTCTACGTCGTCGTCGATGTCGGCGCGGTCGAGGACCTCGGCGCCGACGAAACTTGGAACGCTGAGTTCAACGTAACCGAAGCCAACCCGTACGTCGATGAGAACGAAGTCGCTGACGCCGATTTCGACGTCGAAGAACCCACTATCGAACTCGACGGTGAGTTCGACGACGACGACCGCTTCAAGGTTGGTAACGGCGAAGCGTCCGAAATCGCCGCTACGACGAACGTCGCACCCGGTACGACAACTGACTTCCGTGTGCGTGCAACTTCGGAGATCTACACCGACGCCGCCACCGTCGACGAGAACGGTAAAGTCTCGACGACGTTCGATCTCAGCAGCCACGATCCCGGCGAGGAAATCCGTCTGGTCCGTGCCATGATCGACAGTGACACGAAGGCAGTGTCGGAAGGTATCTTCGTCCAGGGCGAACCCGTCGAAGAACCCGAAGGGATCAACCTCGAGACTAACGCACCGGAGACGGTCCAAGTCGACGGGGAAGCAACCCTCGACGTGAACATCACCAACAACGGTGATGAGGCGAACATGACCAACTACACGGTCACCATCGCCGGCGAAGAAGTCGACAGCGGCGAACTCGACCTCAACGCTAGCGAATCCTGGGAGAACTCCTACGACTTCAACACCAGCGCCGCAGGCGACATCGAGTGGTCGGTCACCACCGACGACGCCGAAGACTCCGGCACGCTGACCGTTACAAATGAGAGTGACGGCACTCCCGGTGACGGCACCTCCGGTGACGGTGACTCCGATGACACCGGCGGCTCTGATGACACTGGCGGTAACGACACCGACAGTGACGGCGATGACGGCGACAACCCCGTACCCGGCTTCGGCGTCGCTGTCGCGCTCGTCGCGCTGCTCGCCGCCGCCATGCTGGCCGTCCGCAAGGACTAA
- a CDS encoding FAD-dependent oxidoreductase, protein MSDQPRVEIYTKEECPYCEKATDLFDSKGVEYETYNVTGDDDRFEEMVERADGRKTAPEVFIDDELIGGWDDTSALDETGELDEKLGIDDDGDNEVEHRKLIIAGTGIAGLTAAIYAGRANNEPLVIEGDEPGGQLTLTTDVANYPGFPEGISGPELVNNMKAQAKKFGADLINGVVERVDTDTRPFRVELTNGDVYTADAIIAASGASARTLGIPGEDELMGYGLSTCATCDGAFFRDEDMLVVGGGDAAMEEATFLTKFADTVYIAHRRDEFRAEDYWVDRVHEKVEEGEIEIMKNTELIEIHGSQEEGVDRVTLVHNEQGHPTDRIADPETEEFKFDVGAVFFAIGHTPNTEYLEETGVEMDDEGYLRTQGGDGGGQTETDVPGIFGAGDVVDYHYQQAVTAAGMGSKAALDADEYLEDLERANASTETEAAAADD, encoded by the coding sequence ATGAGCGATCAGCCTCGTGTCGAGATCTATACCAAAGAGGAGTGCCCCTATTGTGAGAAGGCAACGGATCTCTTCGACAGCAAGGGAGTCGAGTACGAGACCTACAACGTCACCGGAGACGACGATCGCTTCGAAGAGATGGTCGAGCGCGCGGACGGCCGCAAAACCGCACCCGAAGTGTTCATCGACGACGAACTGATCGGCGGCTGGGACGACACCAGTGCCCTCGACGAAACCGGCGAACTCGACGAGAAACTGGGGATCGACGACGACGGCGACAACGAGGTGGAACACCGCAAGCTGATCATCGCCGGCACCGGCATCGCCGGCCTCACCGCCGCGATCTACGCCGGCCGCGCGAACAACGAGCCGCTGGTCATCGAGGGTGACGAACCCGGCGGCCAGCTCACGCTCACGACCGACGTCGCGAACTACCCCGGCTTCCCCGAGGGGATCAGCGGCCCCGAACTCGTGAATAACATGAAAGCGCAGGCGAAGAAGTTCGGTGCCGATCTCATCAACGGCGTCGTCGAACGCGTCGACACCGACACCCGCCCGTTCCGCGTCGAACTGACCAACGGCGACGTCTACACCGCCGACGCCATCATCGCCGCCTCCGGTGCGAGCGCCCGCACGCTGGGCATCCCCGGCGAGGACGAACTCATGGGCTACGGGCTCTCTACCTGCGCGACCTGCGACGGCGCGTTCTTCCGCGACGAGGATATGCTCGTCGTCGGCGGCGGCGACGCCGCCATGGAGGAGGCCACCTTCCTGACGAAGTTCGCCGACACCGTCTACATCGCCCACCGTCGCGACGAGTTCCGCGCCGAAGACTACTGGGTCGACCGCGTCCACGAGAAGGTCGAAGAGGGCGAAATCGAGATCATGAAGAACACCGAACTGATCGAAATCCACGGCTCTCAGGAGGAGGGCGTCGACCGCGTCACCCTCGTCCACAACGAGCAGGGCCATCCGACCGATCGAATCGCCGATCCCGAAACCGAGGAGTTCAAGTTCGACGTCGGCGCCGTTTTCTTCGCGATCGGTCACACCCCGAACACCGAGTACCTCGAAGAGACTGGCGTCGAGATGGACGACGAGGGCTACCTCCGCACCCAGGGCGGCGACGGCGGCGGCCAGACCGAGACGGACGTGCCCGGCATCTTCGGCGCCGGCGACGTCGTCGATTACCACTACCAGCAGGCCGTGACCGCGGCCGGCATGGGCAGCAAGGCCGCCCTCGACGCTGATGAGTACCTCGAAGACCTCGAACGGGCGAACGCGAGCACCGAGACCGAGGCCGCTGCCGCCGACGACTAG